The following are encoded together in the Lathyrus oleraceus cultivar Zhongwan6 chromosome 3, CAAS_Psat_ZW6_1.0, whole genome shotgun sequence genome:
- the LOC127127537 gene encoding rop guanine nucleotide exchange factor 7 produces MDTTPTKQQHLRKQNQQHLKHSTSFFCLRTSTNPNPFSILLFWLSKSLKSFCFRVHLSHSSQGFCFKKIHYHHHHGMVINSTLIYAMEDSSLSENVGSCKKGTFSDLIEEKGCCESSSSSDLLSSENIGNEEEHSQSSSTDEDSSSPPSCNSPHGSEDGKKKHLVEKEFVKQVSALPEIEMMKERFAKLLLGEDMSGCGNGVPTALAISNAITNLCATLFGQLWRLEPLRSEKKAMWRREMEWLLSVSDHIVELTPNWQTFPDGSKLEVMTCRPRSDLYVNLPALRKLDNMLLEIQDSFVDTEFWYVDQGVIAPDAGNSPSSFRQALQRQEEKWWLPVPRVPSCGLHENSRKQLQHKRDCTSQILKAAMAINSITLAEMDIPESYLESLPKNARISLGDVIHRYITSDHFSPECLLACLDLSSEHQAIEIANRAEATMYIWRKKTNSKPASVSGRSSSRTSWEMVKDLMVDADKRELFADRAETLLLSLKQRFPGLPQTALDMSKIQYNKDVGKAILESYSRVLESLAFNMVSRIDDVLYVDDLTKNSDQFSSHSKVGVITRKSISLPYSAPVPTTPYKSAFGTPTRSPAHAISPSKGGKSPVINNGSKTPQRGVGVKKSLTDFLSIDAKGSSSNEKPVSESKTVDEVPAFDSSDVK; encoded by the exons ATGGATACTACTCCCACCAAACAACAACATCTGAGAAAACAAAACCAACAACATCTCAAACATTCTACCTCGTTCTTCTGTCTCAGAACCTCCACAAACCCAAACCCATTTTCCATTCTTCTTTTCTGGCTTTCCAAATCCCTCAAAAGCTTCTGTTTCAGAGTCCATCTCTCACACTCCTCGCAAGGGTTTTGTTTCAAAAAGATCcactatcatcatcatcatggtatGGTGATTAACTCAACTCTCATATATGCAATGGAGGATTCGAGTTTATCTGAAAATGTGGGTTCTTGTAAAAAAGGAACCTTTTCTGATTTGATTGAGGAAAAGGGTTGTTGTGAGAGTAGTTCAAGTTCTGATCTTTTGTCATCTGAGAATATTGGTAATGAGGAAGAACATAGTCAGAGTAGTAGTACTGACGAAGATTCATCTTCACCACCTTCATGTAATAGTCCTCATGGAAGTGAAGATGGTAAGAAGAAACATTTGGTGGAAAAGGAATTTGTGAAACAAGTTTCAGCATTACCAG AAATTGAGATGATGAAGGAGAGGTTTGCAAAATTGTTACTTGGTGAAGATATGTCAGGTTGTGGAAATGGGGTCCCTACAGCATTGGCTATCTCAAATGCAATAACTAATCTATGTG CTACCCTATTTGGCCAACTTTGGAGATTAGAGCCTCTGCGTTCGGAGAAGAAAGCAATGTGGCGACGAGAGATGGAGTGGCTTCTTTCGGTTAGTGATCATATCGTTGAATTAACTCCGAATTGGCAGACATTTCCTGATGGAAGCAAGCTTGAG GTCATGACTTGTCGACCACGCTCGGATCTGTATGTCAATCTGCCAGCTCTGCGCAAATTAGATAACATGCTTCTT GAAATTCAAGATAGTTTTGTTGATACCGAGTTTTGGTACGTCGATCAAGGTGTTATAGCTCCAGATGCGGGTAATAGTCCGTCCTCGTTTAGGCAAGCGCTTCAGCGACAAGAAGAGAAATGGTGGCTTCCGGTTCCTCGAGTCCCGTCTTGTGGACTACACGAGAATTCGAGAAAGCAATTGCAGCACAAGCGCGATTGCACGAGCCAAATACTAAAAGCTGCCATGGCTATTAACAGTATTACTTTAGCGGAAATGGACATTCCCGAGTCTTATTTAGAGTCTCTTCCAAAG AATGCTAGAATCAGTTTGGGCGATGTTATTCATCGATATATCACGTCGGATCATTTTTCTCCCGAGTGTTTGCTAGCTTGCCTTGATTTATCTTCTGAACATCAAGCTATAGAGATCGCAAATCGAGCAGAAGCTACCATGTATATATGGCGTAAAAAGACAAATTCAAAGCCTGCTAGTGTCAGCGGAAGATCAAGTTCAAGAACATCATGGGAAATGGTCAAGGATCTAATGGTCGATGCAGACAAAAGGGAGTTGTTCGCAGATAGAGCGGAAACGCTACTTCTTTCCTTGAAGCAGCGTTTTCCCGGTCTCCCTCAAACGGCTTTGGATATGAGCAAAATCCAATACAACAAG GATGTCGGAAAAGCCATTCTCGAGAGCTACTCTCGAGTCCTCGAGAGTTTAGCATTTAACATGGTGTCGCGAATCGACGACGTTCTCTACGTAGACGACTTAACAAAAAACTCTGATCAATTCTCATCTCACTCCAAAGTCGGTGTAATTACTCGCAAGAGTATTTCACTTCCATACTCGGCGCCTGTCCCAACGACTCCATACAAATCAGCTTTCGGAACGCCGACACGCTCTCCTGCGCACGCGATTAGTCCTTCAAAGGGAGGAAAGTCTCCAGTCATCAATAATGGGAGCAAAACTCCTCAGAGAGGTGTAGGAGTGAAGAAATCTTTGACTGATTTTCTTAGCATTGATGCAAAAGGTAGTAGTTCAAATGAGAAACCAGTTTCAGAATCAAAAACAGTTGATGAAGTGCCAGCATTTGATTCCAGTGATGTTAAATAG